The Rhodococcus rhodochrous DNA window CGCGGGTGGTGTAGGCCTTGAGGATGCCCAGCACCGTCGAGATCTTCGCCGGGCCGATACCCGAACCGACAGCGGCACCGCCGGCGGTGGGGTTGGACGACGTCACGTACGGATAGGTGCCGTGGTCGACGTCGAGCAGCGTGCCCTGCGACCCCTCGAGGAGGATCGTGTCGCCGCGCTCGAGCGCCTTGTTCAGTTCGAGGCGCGTGTCGGTGATGCGGTGCTTGAAACCCTCGGCCTGGGTGAGGACCTCGTCGACCACCTGCTGCGGGTCGAGCGCCTTGCGGTTGTAGATCTTGACGAGCACCTGGTTCTTGAATTCCAGTGCGGCCTCGACCTTCTGGGTGAGGATCTTCTCGTCGAGCACGTCGGCGACCCGCACGCCCACGCGGGCGATCTTGTCCTGGTAGCAGGGGCCGATACCGCGTCCGGTGGTGCCGATCTTCTTCTTGCCGAGGAAGCGCTCGGTGACCTTGTCGATGGCCACGTGGTACGGCATGATCAGGTGCGCATCGGCCGAGAGCAGCAGACGGGACGTGTCGACGTCGCGCTTCTCGAGGCCTTCGAGCTCGGTGAGCAGCACACCCGGATCCACCACGACACCGTTGCCGATAACGTTGTTGACGCCGGGCGTCAGGATGCCCGACGGGATCAGGTGCAGGGCGAACTTGTCGCCGTTGGGCAGCACGACCGTGTGACCGGCGTTGTTGCCGCCCTGGTAGCGCACGACCCACTGCAGACGTCCGCCGAGTAGATCGGTAGCTTTGCCCTTGCCCTCGTCGCCCCACTGGGCTCCGATCAGGACGATTGCCGGCATGTCGCGCTCTCCTCAGGCAGGTGTCTACGTGCGGGCGGTCTCGCCTGCAGGGTCCTGCCCAACCGGGCAGCAGCCGGGACCACAGTGTAGTCCACCCTCCGACGAGCGCGAATGACGGGACTGCCCAAGCGCCCGGAGCTGCGGCGCGCGGTGGCGGGTCGCCGCCGCCCTCCCCCACCGGCTTCCCATTACAGTGGACGCAGCCGAGAGCCCGACGAACCCGACCCCTCGAGGAGACCCGTTGACCCCGGTAGTGCTCAGATGCGGTGACGTGCCATTGCCGTTGGCGCTGACCCCCGTGACCGCACTGTCTGCGCCTGCCCTCCCCGAGAAGGACGACTTCGAGGACGTCTTCGCGCATCTCGAGTCGGTGGAGGACCCTCGTCTGGTCCTCGTAGGCAACGACGCGGCCTTCGCCGCGACCGTCACCCGGCTGATGCGCACCGAACGTCTCGACCTGGAGGTCGCGTACGTCCCGGAGACACGAACGCCGGCCACGGAGGCGTACGGGCTGCGGACGGGGTCGAAGGCCGCCACCGTCGCCCTCCAGGGGGTCGCGAAGCCGTTGCCGCTCATCCGCGACGACG harbors:
- a CDS encoding adenylosuccinate synthase, yielding MPAIVLIGAQWGDEGKGKATDLLGGRLQWVVRYQGGNNAGHTVVLPNGDKFALHLIPSGILTPGVNNVIGNGVVVDPGVLLTELEGLEKRDVDTSRLLLSADAHLIMPYHVAIDKVTERFLGKKKIGTTGRGIGPCYQDKIARVGVRVADVLDEKILTQKVEAALEFKNQVLVKIYNRKALDPQQVVDEVLTQAEGFKHRITDTRLELNKALERGDTILLEGSQGTLLDVDHGTYPYVTSSNPTAGGAAVGSGIGPAKISTVLGILKAYTTRVGSGPFPTELFDDHGAYLAKQGGEVGVTTGRARRTGWFDAVIARYATRVNGITDYFLTKLDVLSGLDTVPICVGYEVDGVRIDEMPMTQTDVHHAKPIYEEMPGWWEDITHARTFEELPKNAQNYVLRLEELSGAYISCIGVGPGRDETIVRRDVIR